In one window of Tumebacillus algifaecis DNA:
- a CDS encoding 4Fe-4S binding protein, with protein sequence MRRWLQPIIVVLFFIVPYFDLFRIDIPSGHYYWFTRQLPFSQAMPLLLTVLWMVFLVLGLSFFKPRLFCSHFCPHNTLSQWLRKLQRYKLDWVLAIVLTPIVAFTLIAYFVDPRTVWSAITQDTSRMILIFFLVLCLFIGALLLRMRHKFCSTVCPYGYFQQLFRPERTTVLGKVVTGSLLVLLGGATVLSVFFTSGLEIDLGTVARINAGTRMVYTYELRLINNKSEAETVTVTFRKLQPVENPFSEPLIVQPGDAVKIPFTFQVQKTEEVYFDVCPQRENRCQTFSFSLSGV encoded by the coding sequence ATGCGCAGATGGCTGCAGCCGATCATTGTCGTGCTCTTTTTTATCGTCCCGTATTTTGATCTGTTTCGCATCGACATACCTTCTGGCCACTACTATTGGTTTACGCGACAGCTTCCCTTTTCCCAAGCGATGCCGTTGCTTTTGACCGTACTCTGGATGGTTTTTCTCGTGCTCGGTCTGTCCTTTTTCAAACCGCGCCTGTTCTGCTCGCACTTTTGCCCGCATAACACGTTGTCACAGTGGCTGCGCAAGTTGCAGCGCTATAAACTGGACTGGGTGTTGGCGATCGTCCTCACGCCGATCGTCGCCTTCACCCTGATCGCCTATTTTGTTGACCCGCGCACCGTCTGGTCGGCGATCACGCAGGATACCTCCCGAATGATCCTGATCTTTTTCCTCGTGCTCTGCCTGTTCATCGGTGCTCTGCTGCTCCGAATGCGCCACAAGTTTTGCAGCACAGTTTGTCCCTACGGCTATTTTCAACAGCTCTTTCGACCGGAGCGCACCACCGTCTTAGGCAAAGTGGTCACCGGCTCGCTTTTGGTTTTGCTCGGCGGGGCCACCGTGCTCTCTGTGTTTTTCACCTCGGGGTTAGAAATCGATCTGGGCACGGTGGCGAGAATCAACGCTGGTACCCGCATGGTCTACACCTACGAACTGCGGCTGATCAACAACAAAAGCGAAGCGGAGACGGTCACCGTCACCTTTCGTAAACTGCAACCGGTCGAAAATCCATTTTCCGAGCCGCTGATCGTCCAACCTGGCGATGCGGTCAAAATTCCGTTCACGTTTCAAGTCCAAAAGACAGAAGAGGTGTACTTTGACGTTTGCCCACAACGGGAAAACAGATGCCAGACGTTCTCGTTCTCTCTTTCTGGCGTCTAA
- a CDS encoding YjbE family putative metal transport protein (Members of this highly hydrophobic protein family,regularly are found preceded by the yybP-ykoY manganese riboswitch (see RF00080). A metal cation transport function is proposed.): MLLALEIFLVSAILSVDNALVIGLATRQLPNGLRQRAIYWGTFGAVAMRIVLSLLAIYLIDLPYIKLIGGIFLLYIAYKMLGDTQEEHSDMRSVQGLWNVVQLIVIADLMVSVDNVLAVVAIADGNWILVSLGVLVSIPCILWGSWIIAHLLYKYPVLLFLGIAVLSWTAASMILAEKMIEQYLTPLAIPTGAFHAVVLAATGAAWLTKKRTTS; the protein is encoded by the coding sequence ATGTTGCTTGCCTTGGAAATCTTTTTGGTCTCCGCCATCTTGTCGGTGGATAACGCCTTGGTGATCGGCTTGGCGACGCGTCAACTGCCGAACGGGCTTCGTCAGCGGGCCATCTATTGGGGAACGTTCGGGGCGGTGGCGATGCGTATCGTCCTGTCGCTGTTGGCCATCTATTTGATCGATCTGCCGTACATCAAGCTGATTGGCGGCATTTTCCTGCTCTACATCGCCTACAAGATGCTTGGTGATACGCAGGAAGAGCACAGCGACATGCGCAGTGTGCAAGGGCTTTGGAATGTGGTGCAGCTGATCGTGATCGCCGACCTGATGGTGTCGGTCGATAATGTGCTCGCCGTCGTCGCCATCGCGGATGGCAATTGGATCTTGGTCAGCCTCGGGGTGCTCGTCTCGATCCCCTGCATCCTTTGGGGCAGTTGGATCATCGCACATCTGCTCTACAAGTATCCGGTGTTGCTGTTTCTTGGCATCGCTGTGCTGTCGTGGACAGCCGCTTCGATGATTTTGGCAGAAAAAATGATCGAACAGTATCTAACACCGCTTGCGATCCCGACAGGAGCTTTTCATGCGGTGGTGCTGGCGGCGACCGGGGCGGCCTGGCTGACAAAAAAACGGACAACCTCCTAA
- a CDS encoding OmpL47-type beta-barrel domain-containing protein, whose protein sequence is MFTFKSKAMKVLLAMTLAFPLPAAATLTYGNVALAEGPNDPAPVIAAKVVNENAGKKILFDNTHGQTAGAADWVIDGGFSDFGNALANNGYYVKELRKTTPITLADLQDYDVFVIGEANNPYKNSEQAAMLQYVQNGGSIFFIGDHYNADRNKNRWDANEAFNGYRRGAWEDPAKGMNAEERASAQMQDVTSSDWLGSNFGIRFRYNALGDLNASNIVAPSQAFGITQGVNSVAMHAGSTLAILDPNKAKGLVYVPQTNQKWGSAVDQGVYNGGGVAEGPYAAISKVGAGKAGFIGDSSPVEDATPKYVREENGSKKTTYDGFKEQDDAKLLVNMVNWLAKKESYTSFADTGITLDQPTKLLPMENPQTSTEPQPEPWAAPAAGYKWYDPSTFKSGSYGASGTTTTPNPGNASYSTVHQAQLPANAVFPVRVVADNLAPNSTVSGFNIGIFLNGGTQVAQVQNADGTWPTAYGYSSQFSMTADALGHASKVLNVRLKPGTALGAASLRLRTASTNLMTEAVTIADVPAETLPDDQTPVPAKITLEEARTKAAGTIVTVEGVITTEPGVFGGQGFYLQDETGGIYVFQTKSGFHAGDRIKISASTEVFNTELELIDPIEITKIDTTEIPAAKVVNAVDATNQGQRVTLEQVRIENLHEVITGGTFEFNVVGANGTTLVRVDGRSGITLGNFPYQDGQVVNISGVSAIFKGAFQLKPTSLNDFVVADSVAPVTEAATSGTANANGWYNQDVTITLTATDNSGVARTEYKIADGEWTEYTAPIAVTTEGTHTIAYRSVDVNGNVEADQSLTVKLDKTIPTIHIKQSGGDLRNVSIDESVSFSVDATDATSGVASVQLYLDDHLINQNSELSAQSLGLGVHTLRVRVLDNADNQYEGTFLFLVETSFAATEKLVNQLYNNGEMKNNGIKTSILARLDAAKHLVTLKKTDLAKQQLQSLQDSINQFKKVGHISASGADLLNASLKALIASDLK, encoded by the coding sequence ATGTTTACCTTTAAGAGCAAAGCGATGAAGGTGCTTCTCGCGATGACCCTGGCGTTCCCGCTCCCGGCTGCTGCAACGTTGACCTATGGCAACGTGGCATTGGCAGAGGGCCCGAACGATCCAGCTCCGGTGATCGCAGCAAAAGTGGTCAATGAGAATGCTGGCAAGAAGATCCTGTTTGACAACACGCACGGTCAGACGGCCGGCGCGGCAGACTGGGTGATCGACGGCGGGTTCTCCGACTTCGGGAACGCATTGGCAAACAATGGGTACTACGTGAAAGAACTGCGTAAGACCACCCCGATCACGTTGGCTGATCTGCAAGACTACGATGTATTTGTTATTGGGGAAGCAAATAATCCTTACAAGAACTCTGAGCAGGCTGCAATGCTGCAGTACGTGCAAAACGGCGGCTCGATCTTCTTTATCGGCGACCACTACAATGCAGACCGCAACAAAAACCGTTGGGATGCGAATGAAGCGTTCAACGGCTACCGTCGCGGTGCATGGGAAGACCCGGCGAAGGGCATGAACGCTGAAGAGCGCGCTTCTGCTCAAATGCAGGATGTCACCTCGTCCGACTGGCTCGGCAGCAACTTCGGGATTCGCTTCCGCTACAACGCGCTGGGCGACTTGAATGCAAGCAACATCGTAGCACCGAGCCAAGCGTTTGGTATTACGCAAGGTGTGAACAGTGTCGCGATGCATGCTGGTTCGACGCTTGCCATCCTCGATCCGAACAAAGCAAAAGGTCTCGTCTACGTGCCGCAAACCAACCAAAAATGGGGTAGCGCGGTAGACCAAGGCGTATACAACGGCGGCGGCGTGGCAGAAGGCCCGTATGCGGCAATCTCCAAGGTTGGCGCGGGCAAAGCAGGTTTCATCGGCGACTCTTCTCCGGTAGAGGATGCAACTCCGAAATATGTTCGTGAAGAAAATGGCTCTAAGAAAACAACCTATGATGGTTTTAAAGAGCAAGATGATGCTAAGCTTCTTGTGAATATGGTAAACTGGCTGGCGAAAAAAGAATCCTACACCTCTTTCGCTGATACGGGCATCACGCTCGACCAGCCGACCAAACTGCTGCCGATGGAAAACCCGCAAACTTCCACCGAGCCGCAACCGGAACCGTGGGCAGCTCCGGCAGCAGGCTATAAATGGTATGATCCGTCTACATTTAAATCAGGTTCCTATGGCGCGTCGGGCACCACAACGACTCCGAACCCAGGGAACGCATCTTATTCGACTGTACACCAAGCACAACTCCCGGCAAACGCAGTGTTCCCGGTGCGTGTTGTCGCTGACAACCTCGCTCCGAACTCGACTGTGTCGGGCTTCAACATCGGCATTTTCTTGAACGGTGGCACGCAGGTTGCACAAGTGCAAAATGCGGACGGCACCTGGCCGACTGCTTATGGCTACTCGTCCCAGTTTTCGATGACGGCTGATGCGCTCGGCCACGCTTCGAAAGTACTGAATGTTCGTCTCAAGCCGGGCACAGCGCTTGGCGCTGCCAGCCTGCGCCTCCGTACAGCTTCGACCAACCTGATGACCGAAGCGGTCACTATCGCAGATGTTCCGGCCGAAACACTGCCGGATGATCAAACGCCGGTACCGGCGAAGATCACGCTTGAAGAAGCGCGCACCAAAGCGGCTGGCACCATCGTCACCGTTGAAGGTGTGATCACGACCGAACCGGGCGTATTTGGCGGCCAAGGTTTCTACCTGCAAGACGAAACGGGCGGCATCTACGTGTTCCAAACCAAGTCCGGTTTCCATGCCGGCGATCGCATTAAAATCAGTGCAAGCACCGAAGTATTCAACACCGAACTGGAATTGATCGATCCGATCGAGATCACCAAGATCGACACGACCGAGATTCCGGCTGCTAAAGTTGTGAACGCAGTAGACGCGACCAACCAAGGACAACGCGTCACCCTTGAACAAGTCCGTATCGAAAACCTGCACGAAGTAATTACGGGTGGAACGTTTGAATTTAACGTGGTTGGCGCAAACGGCACTACGCTCGTTCGCGTGGATGGCCGCTCCGGCATTACGCTCGGCAACTTCCCGTACCAAGACGGCCAAGTTGTTAACATCTCCGGCGTGTCCGCGATCTTCAAAGGCGCGTTCCAACTGAAGCCGACCTCGCTGAACGACTTTGTTGTTGCTGACTCTGTGGCTCCGGTTACAGAAGCTGCAACTTCCGGTACTGCGAATGCGAACGGCTGGTACAACCAAGATGTAACGATCACCTTGACCGCTACTGACAACTCGGGCGTAGCACGCACCGAGTACAAAATCGCAGATGGCGAATGGACGGAGTACACCGCACCGATCGCTGTGACGACCGAAGGCACTCACACGATCGCGTACCGCTCTGTTGACGTGAACGGCAACGTAGAGGCTGACCAGTCTCTGACCGTCAAGCTCGACAAAACCATCCCGACCATCCACATCAAACAATCGGGTGGCGATCTGCGCAACGTGTCGATCGACGAGAGCGTTTCCTTCTCGGTAGATGCGACCGACGCTACTTCTGGTGTTGCTTCTGTACAGCTGTACCTCGATGATCACCTGATCAACCAGAACTCCGAACTGAGCGCGCAAAGCCTCGGCCTCGGCGTCCACACACTGCGCGTGCGCGTGCTGGACAACGCTGACAACCAGTATGAAGGCACCTTCCTCTTCCTCGTGGAAACCAGCTTTGCTGCCACCGAGAAACTGGTCAATCAGTTGTACAACAACGGCGAGATGAAAAACAATGGTATCAAGACTTCGATCCTGGCTCGCCTGGATGCTGCAAAACATCTTGTTACCCTGAAGAAAACCGATCTCGCAAAACAACAACTGCAATCCCTGCAAGACAGCATCAATCAATTCAAAAAAGTGGGTCATATCTCCGCTTCTGGCGCTGACCTGCTCAATGCGAGCCTGAAAGCTTTGATCGCAAGCGATCTGAAGTAA
- a CDS encoding DNA-binding protein, with product MAVALPLALPVSGGQAVLAEGPSDPAPEITAKVANQNYGKKVLFDNTHAQTAGAADWVINGAFSDFGNALANDGFYVKELRKSTPITLSDLQAYDVFVIPEANIPYKQTEQTAMLQYVQGGGSIFFISDHYNADRNKNRWDASEVFNGYRRGAWTNPAKGMSAEEAASSAMSGVVSSDWLGTNFGVRFRYNAIGDVTANNIVAPSQAFGITAGVSTVAMHAGSTVAILDPNKAKGIVYLPNTTAKWSSAVDQGVYNGGGVAEGPYAAVAKVSLGKAAFIGDSSPVEDVSPRYLREENGSSKTTYAGWQEQNDATLMVNIVNWLATKENYTALNQVSGLVLDTATTLLSMETPSLSTEPMTEPWAAPAAGYKWWDPTTFKTGSYGATSSTPPVTSGFSFVRQATLPNAYEFQIKVVADGLAANSTTSNYNIGIYNGSGTQVALTKNSSGTWPTTYGYSENFSLTANSAGHAEKILTMKIKPGTTGAANLRLRQNTTAKITEAVTIGNVLAEPLP from the coding sequence ATGGCGGTGGCGTTGCCTTTGGCTCTGCCGGTCAGCGGTGGACAAGCAGTTTTGGCAGAAGGTCCGTCCGACCCGGCTCCAGAGATCACGGCGAAAGTGGCTAACCAGAACTACGGGAAGAAAGTCCTGTTTGACAACACGCACGCGCAAACGGCGGGTGCGGCCGACTGGGTTATCAACGGCGCGTTCTCCGATTTTGGCAATGCGTTGGCAAACGATGGTTTCTATGTAAAAGAACTGCGTAAATCCACACCGATCACGTTGTCCGATCTGCAAGCTTATGATGTATTTGTTATCCCGGAAGCGAACATCCCTTATAAACAAACGGAACAAACTGCAATGTTGCAATACGTGCAAGGCGGTGGTTCGATCTTCTTCATTTCTGACCACTACAACGCAGACCGCAACAAGAACCGTTGGGATGCGTCTGAAGTGTTCAACGGCTACCGTCGTGGCGCGTGGACCAACCCGGCAAAAGGCATGAGCGCCGAAGAAGCAGCTTCCAGCGCGATGTCAGGGGTTGTTTCCTCCGACTGGCTCGGCACGAACTTTGGTGTGCGTTTCCGCTACAACGCGATTGGCGATGTGACGGCAAACAACATCGTGGCACCTTCCCAGGCGTTTGGCATCACAGCAGGCGTTTCAACCGTGGCGATGCATGCGGGTTCCACCGTGGCGATTCTCGACCCGAACAAGGCAAAAGGGATCGTCTACCTGCCGAATACTACCGCAAAATGGAGCAGCGCAGTAGACCAAGGCGTTTACAACGGCGGTGGCGTGGCGGAAGGTCCTTATGCGGCCGTCGCCAAAGTCTCGCTCGGAAAAGCTGCTTTTATCGGTGACTCCTCGCCGGTCGAGGACGTTTCGCCGCGTTACCTGCGTGAAGAGAATGGGTCCAGCAAGACCACCTACGCTGGCTGGCAAGAGCAAAACGATGCGACCCTGATGGTCAACATCGTCAACTGGCTGGCTACCAAAGAAAACTACACCGCACTGAACCAAGTGTCTGGCTTGGTGCTCGATACAGCGACCACACTGCTGTCGATGGAAACTCCTTCCCTTTCGACCGAACCGATGACCGAGCCGTGGGCTGCTCCGGCTGCTGGCTACAAATGGTGGGACCCGACGACCTTTAAAACCGGCTCCTACGGTGCAACCTCTTCGACACCGCCTGTGACTTCCGGCTTCTCGTTCGTACGCCAAGCAACACTGCCGAACGCTTATGAGTTCCAGATCAAAGTGGTGGCAGACGGACTTGCTGCGAACTCCACGACCTCTAACTACAACATCGGGATCTACAACGGTAGCGGCACACAAGTAGCTTTGACCAAAAACAGCAGCGGTACTTGGCCGACCACGTATGGCTACAGCGAGAACTTTTCGCTGACCGCTAACAGTGCCGGACATGCAGAAAAAATCTTGACCATGAAAATCAAGCCGGGCACGACAGGTGCTGCCAACCTGCGCCTGCGTCAGAACACCACCGCGAAAATCACCGAAGCGGTGACCATTGGCAACGTGCTGGCAGAACCGCTGCCGTAG
- a CDS encoding cold-shock protein has translation METKGTVKWFNAEKGYGFITAEGGEDVFVHFSAIKADGFKTLEEGQNVTFEIVDGNRGPQASNVEKA, from the coding sequence ATGGAAACAAAAGGTACTGTTAAGTGGTTCAACGCAGAAAAAGGTTACGGTTTCATCACTGCTGAAGGTGGCGAAGATGTATTCGTACATTTCTCCGCAATCAAAGCAGACGGCTTCAAAACCCTCGAAGAAGGCCAAAACGTTACTTTTGAAATCGTAGATGGCAACCGCGGTCCGCAAGCATCTAACGTTGAAAAAGCGTAA
- a CDS encoding carboxypeptidase M32 gives MSTEKIHQTANDFNTYVRRMKQLHEAIQLIQWDMSALIPKQGVAQRAEVVGMLSGDLFQMQTSDQMGEYLDVLSRPEAMELLDPITRASVLDRKTEYDRDKSIPPEKFREYVVLTQTAESAWDDAKRNNDFEIFRPYLEQIVAILREFIEIWGYKENKYDALLSKYEPGLTVAKLDTIFGGLREKTIDLLRRVTEQKQVNRSFLHQPFPRDVQYRYSRHMLDALGFDFSKGRFDESPHPFAIGLNPNDVRITTFYYDNDITASLFGTIHEFGHAIYEQNISHDLIGTFLCTGTSMGIHESQSRFWENMIGRGREFWQHHFASLVEHFPAQFAGVSAEDYFKAINFVEPSLIRVDADELTYNLHIMLRYEIEKDLINGKIEVKDLPEIWADKIEEYVGVRPDSHATGVLQDIHWSGGAFGYFSSYSLGNIYAAQLEHAMQKEIPNYREQVAAGDVTQVLAWMNEKVYKHGKLLTPGEIMLQATGEEINSEYLVAYLESKFKEIYGI, from the coding sequence ATGTCAACCGAAAAGATACACCAGACAGCGAATGATTTTAACACCTACGTGCGTCGAATGAAGCAGCTGCACGAAGCGATCCAACTCATCCAATGGGACATGAGCGCTCTGATCCCGAAACAAGGTGTCGCACAGCGGGCAGAAGTGGTCGGGATGTTGTCGGGCGATCTGTTTCAGATGCAGACGTCCGATCAGATGGGCGAGTACCTCGACGTTTTGAGTCGCCCTGAAGCGATGGAACTGCTTGATCCGATCACACGGGCCTCCGTTTTGGATCGCAAGACAGAATATGACCGCGACAAGAGCATTCCGCCTGAGAAATTTCGTGAGTATGTCGTGCTGACTCAGACGGCTGAAAGCGCTTGGGACGATGCCAAGCGGAACAACGATTTTGAGATCTTCCGCCCGTATCTGGAGCAGATCGTCGCGATCTTGCGCGAATTTATTGAGATTTGGGGCTATAAAGAGAACAAGTATGACGCTCTGCTCAGCAAATATGAGCCAGGTCTGACCGTCGCCAAGCTCGATACGATCTTCGGGGGACTGCGCGAGAAGACGATCGATCTCTTGCGCCGCGTGACGGAGCAAAAACAGGTGAACCGCTCCTTCCTGCATCAGCCGTTCCCGCGCGACGTGCAGTACCGGTACTCCCGTCATATGCTCGATGCGCTCGGCTTTGATTTTAGCAAAGGGCGCTTCGATGAAAGCCCGCATCCGTTTGCGATCGGACTTAATCCGAACGATGTGCGGATCACGACGTTTTATTATGACAATGACATCACTGCGTCGCTGTTTGGCACGATCCACGAATTCGGCCATGCGATATACGAGCAGAACATTTCGCACGACCTGATCGGCACGTTCTTGTGCACAGGTACGTCGATGGGGATTCATGAATCACAATCGCGTTTTTGGGAAAACATGATTGGTAGAGGCCGTGAGTTCTGGCAACATCATTTCGCTTCGTTAGTCGAGCATTTCCCGGCGCAGTTTGCAGGTGTGAGCGCAGAGGATTACTTCAAAGCGATCAACTTTGTCGAGCCTTCCCTGATCCGTGTTGATGCGGATGAATTAACATACAACTTGCACATCATGCTCCGCTATGAGATTGAAAAAGACCTGATCAATGGCAAGATCGAAGTCAAAGACCTGCCGGAGATCTGGGCCGATAAGATCGAGGAGTATGTGGGCGTTCGACCCGATTCGCACGCGACCGGAGTCTTGCAGGACATCCATTGGTCTGGCGGCGCGTTTGGCTACTTCTCCTCCTACTCGCTTGGCAACATCTATGCCGCACAGCTCGAACATGCGATGCAAAAAGAGATTCCGAACTATCGTGAGCAGGTGGCAGCAGGTGATGTGACGCAGGTGCTGGCTTGGATGAACGAAAAAGTCTACAAGCATGGCAAATTGCTCACGCCTGGTGAAATCATGCTGCAAGCGACTGGAGAAGAGATTAACTCTGAGTATTTGGTCGCCTATCTTGAGAGCAAATTTAAAGAAATTTATGGAATTTAA
- a CDS encoding efflux RND transporter permease subunit, with product MNFLTRVSLKNPVAIFILSFLLIFGGTYAFQTLKVEMLPNIEFPQLSINAIYPGASPEDVNEQVTAKLETQLKKLDRLDKMTSQSFESASLIQLTFPIGTNMDDMEQKVQDLLRETHLPERVEPAVQRFSFGTFPILSAVAFANDGQDLQSLLIDELKPALEKIPGVASVALGGTAEELVEIEVNLAEAGKYGLSLQKIQEQIKAKYVSMPAGSVTDDSVLIPIRVVEELSTLNDLKNLQLDVPVPAVPTTPGGSAKAPTAPIITLKDVANIKTITAKPEINRFNDKDSLAITVTKKQDANTVEIAQKTREMLKDFSDRVEYDIVFDQSEGIEQSVNSLIKEGLLGALFASLAVLLFLRNLRATIIAVLSIPLSLLVSSIFLAQSNITLNIMTLGGMAVAVGRVVDDSIVVIENIFRRMKHNTEGLDKTELTIVATKEMLKAITSSTLTTVVVFLPLGFVGGMTGEFFLPFALTIVYALLASLVVSITLTPVLARFSFSKIKHEETEGPLQRFYERVLRFSLRKKWVVFAICIPLLVGSLGLTTQLGFVFLPNEKVKIVSASVTLPASTVLEKTNEVSLKIEEMLKTRDAIADVFVGIGSRDYMTGLKKENIASYVIMLDETANTAEEIKTIEEKIGTLAKGISDKAIVSVQEMSTGGPTSNNNLDIDLYSNNIDALMTASKLVEEQLKQRDDLKYVTNNMKEKQRQWVIKINPDKASEAGVAAYTVLGITADRTRPVSVGTLKLDGEERSLQLTYDKPLASKSELEELIVFGTKGPIQLKEIANIQEVESVTSIQKLDSKVFARVSAIVTTDNVQQTAVAVKAAVADLDLPDDVSLEAGGGTDETVKTFQELGMAMGIAVGLVYLVMLFTFGQARIPFVILSSLLFVPTGAFIGLYLLNEPLSVSAMIGILMLIGIVVTNAIVLVDRVVQNRERGLTIRDSLIEGGKTRLRPILMTAFATICALLPLAFTTAEGSLISKGLAVVVIGGLTTSTLLTLIIVPVIYELFFLRTHRKEQQQLLH from the coding sequence ATGAACTTCTTAACGCGGGTTTCGCTGAAAAACCCTGTGGCAATCTTCATTCTTTCGTTTCTGCTGATCTTTGGCGGAACGTATGCGTTTCAAACTTTAAAAGTCGAGATGCTGCCGAACATCGAGTTCCCCCAGCTATCGATCAATGCGATCTATCCGGGCGCCTCGCCGGAAGATGTTAATGAGCAGGTTACTGCCAAGTTGGAGACGCAGTTGAAAAAGCTAGATCGTCTCGACAAGATGACCTCGCAGTCCTTCGAAAGCGCCTCGCTCATCCAACTCACCTTCCCAATCGGCACCAACATGGATGACATGGAACAAAAGGTGCAGGACCTGCTGCGCGAAACTCATCTGCCGGAGCGGGTCGAACCGGCCGTGCAACGCTTTTCCTTTGGCACGTTCCCGATCCTCAGCGCCGTCGCGTTTGCAAATGACGGTCAGGACCTACAAAGCCTGCTCATCGACGAGCTCAAACCAGCTTTGGAAAAAATTCCGGGTGTTGCGTCAGTCGCCCTCGGTGGAACTGCAGAAGAACTGGTTGAGATCGAAGTTAACTTAGCAGAGGCTGGCAAATACGGTCTGTCACTGCAAAAGATTCAGGAACAGATCAAAGCAAAGTACGTCTCGATGCCAGCTGGATCGGTCACCGATGATTCGGTTTTGATCCCAATCCGCGTGGTCGAAGAACTGTCAACGCTTAATGATCTGAAAAACTTACAGCTCGACGTACCAGTCCCAGCTGTTCCCACTACGCCGGGCGGATCTGCAAAGGCCCCCACCGCGCCGATCATTACCTTGAAAGATGTTGCCAACATCAAAACGATCACCGCAAAGCCGGAGATCAACCGCTTTAATGACAAAGACAGCCTCGCGATCACCGTGACCAAAAAACAAGATGCCAACACGGTGGAAATCGCACAAAAGACTCGTGAAATGCTCAAGGACTTCAGTGATCGAGTCGAGTATGACATCGTGTTTGACCAATCGGAAGGCATCGAACAGTCGGTCAACTCGCTGATCAAAGAAGGCTTGCTCGGCGCGCTGTTCGCTTCTCTTGCCGTGTTGCTCTTCTTGCGCAATCTGCGCGCGACGATCATCGCCGTGCTTTCGATTCCGCTGTCGCTCCTCGTTTCGTCGATCTTCCTTGCGCAGTCGAACATCACGTTGAACATCATGACGCTGGGCGGGATGGCCGTCGCAGTAGGCCGTGTCGTCGATGACTCGATCGTCGTCATCGAGAACATCTTCCGCCGCATGAAACACAACACAGAAGGTCTCGACAAGACCGAATTGACCATCGTGGCGACCAAAGAGATGCTCAAAGCGATCACCTCCTCCACCTTGACAACGGTGGTCGTCTTCCTGCCGCTCGGCTTTGTCGGCGGCATGACTGGAGAGTTCTTCTTGCCGTTTGCGCTGACCATCGTCTACGCGCTGTTGGCATCGCTTGTCGTCTCGATCACCCTGACGCCAGTGCTGGCCCGCTTCTCGTTCTCCAAAATCAAGCATGAGGAGACAGAAGGGCCGTTGCAGCGCTTTTACGAGCGTGTACTGCGCTTCTCACTCCGCAAAAAGTGGGTCGTATTCGCCATCTGTATCCCGCTGTTGGTTGGCTCGCTTGGCCTGACCACCCAGCTCGGCTTTGTCTTCCTGCCGAACGAAAAGGTGAAGATCGTCTCTGCGAGCGTCACCTTGCCCGCTTCTACCGTTTTGGAAAAAACGAACGAAGTTTCCTTGAAGATCGAAGAGATGCTGAAGACACGCGACGCGATCGCCGATGTGTTCGTCGGAATCGGCTCGCGCGATTACATGACCGGCTTGAAAAAGGAAAATATCGCTTCCTACGTGATCATGCTTGACGAAACGGCGAACACCGCCGAAGAGATCAAGACGATCGAAGAGAAAATCGGCACCCTCGCCAAAGGGATCTCCGACAAAGCGATCGTCTCCGTGCAAGAGATGTCCACCGGCGGCCCAACGTCCAACAACAACCTCGACATCGACTTGTACTCGAACAACATCGACGCGCTGATGACCGCTTCCAAACTGGTAGAAGAACAGTTGAAACAGCGCGATGACCTGAAATATGTCACCAACAACATGAAAGAAAAACAACGCCAATGGGTGATCAAGATCAATCCGGACAAAGCGTCCGAAGCAGGCGTTGCGGCCTATACGGTGCTTGGTATCACCGCCGACCGCACGCGCCCGGTCTCCGTTGGCACACTGAAACTGGATGGCGAAGAGCGTAGTTTGCAGTTGACCTACGACAAGCCGCTCGCTTCGAAAAGCGAACTGGAAGAGTTGATCGTCTTTGGCACCAAAGGCCCGATTCAACTCAAAGAGATCGCCAACATCCAAGAGGTGGAAAGCGTCACCTCGATTCAAAAGCTAGACAGCAAAGTGTTTGCTCGCGTCTCGGCCATCGTAACCACCGACAACGTGCAACAGACAGCAGTCGCAGTCAAAGCGGCGGTCGCCGATCTCGACCTGCCCGATGATGTTTCACTGGAAGCTGGCGGCGGCACCGACGAGACGGTGAAAACGTTCCAAGAGCTCGGCATGGCGATGGGAATCGCAGTCGGCCTCGTCTACCTCGTGATGCTGTTCACCTTCGGGCAAGCTCGAATTCCATTCGTCATCCTGTCCTCGCTGCTGTTCGTGCCGACTGGCGCATTCATCGGTCTGTACCTCTTGAATGAACCGTTGTCCGTCTCAGCGATGATCGGTATTCTGATGCTGATCGGGATTGTCGTCACCAACGCCATCGTGCTCGTTGACCGTGTCGTGCAAAACCGTGAACGCGGCTTGACTATCCGTGATTCCTTGATCGAAGGCGGCAAGACCCGTCTGCGTCCGATCCTGATGACCGCCTTTGCCACGATCTGTGCGCTTCTGCCGTTGGCCTTCACCACCGCAGAGGGCAGTCTGATCTCCAAAGGTCTCGCCGTCGTCGTCATCGGTGGCCTCACGACCTCGACGTTGCTCACCTTGATCATCGTCCCGGTCATCTACGAACTGTTCTTCCTGCGCACACACCGTAAAGAACAACAACAATTGCTACACTAA